The Oharaeibacter diazotrophicus genome includes a window with the following:
- a CDS encoding GNAT family N-acetyltransferase, whose translation MPEIRPARDADGPAVAALIAGVFAEYEGCPFVAAEFPELVAPATHYAGRGGGLWVLADDEGSVVGSFALSAVGGGRYELHKVYLAAAFRGAGWARRLYDTALATARAGGARRLRLWTDTRFHDGHRFYERHGFRRVPVVRYLADATEAWEYAYVLDLAEAA comes from the coding sequence ATGCCCGAGATCCGCCCCGCCCGCGACGCCGACGGCCCCGCCGTCGCCGCCCTGATCGCCGGCGTCTTCGCGGAATACGAGGGCTGCCCCTTCGTCGCCGCCGAGTTCCCCGAACTGGTCGCGCCCGCGACGCACTACGCCGGCCGCGGCGGCGGCCTGTGGGTGCTGGCCGACGACGAGGGCAGCGTGGTCGGCAGCTTCGCGCTGTCGGCGGTCGGCGGCGGCCGCTACGAACTGCACAAGGTCTACCTCGCCGCCGCCTTCCGCGGCGCCGGCTGGGCTCGACGGCTCTACGACACCGCACTCGCGACCGCCCGTGCCGGCGGCGCGCGCCGGCTCCGGCTGTGGACCGACACCCGCTTCCACGACGGCCACCGCTTCTACGAACGCCACGGCTTCCGCCGCGTGCCGGTGGTGCGCTACCTCGCCGACGCCACCGAGGCCTGGGAATACGCCTACGTCCTCGATCTCGCGGAGGCGGCGTGA
- a CDS encoding DMT family transporter, translating to MADGGKNIRPAGTPTGRPRTELTTPMPVFAAIAAVAVLSIMDAVIKEAGARLDTPQVVMLRYAFGLLAVLPIALSGRVALPTRGTFRRASLRVAFTISTAFLFFKTLTLLPLAEAVAITFTAPFFMLLASRILLGEAMPPKALSAIAVGFVGVVVMVIGRGGFDEGLGSWLGYVTGLGCSVTYALSMILMRRDAGHDPVVALVLAQNLTAFLASVPFGLAVWTTPSAETVWLFVAAGALGTAGHLCFAFAYGRAPASRLAPLEYTAFLWATVFGAMFFGEVPSAWTLAGAALIVGACLMVMGRPAADEA from the coding sequence ATGGCCGACGGCGGCAAGAACATCCGTCCCGCCGGCACCCCGACCGGCCGGCCGCGCACCGAACTGACGACGCCGATGCCGGTGTTCGCGGCGATCGCCGCGGTCGCGGTGCTGTCGATCATGGACGCGGTGATCAAGGAGGCCGGCGCCCGGCTCGACACCCCGCAGGTGGTGATGCTGCGCTACGCCTTCGGCCTGCTCGCGGTGCTGCCGATCGCGCTTTCGGGGCGGGTGGCGCTGCCGACCCGCGGCACCTTCCGGCGGGCGAGCCTGCGCGTCGCCTTCACGATCTCGACCGCCTTCCTGTTCTTCAAGACGCTGACGCTGCTGCCGCTCGCCGAGGCGGTGGCGATCACCTTCACCGCGCCCTTCTTCATGCTGCTCGCCTCCCGCATCCTGCTCGGCGAGGCGATGCCGCCGAAGGCGCTGTCGGCGATCGCGGTCGGCTTCGTCGGGGTCGTGGTCATGGTGATCGGGCGCGGCGGCTTCGACGAGGGTCTCGGCTCCTGGCTCGGCTACGTCACCGGCCTCGGTTGTTCCGTGACCTACGCGCTGTCGATGATCCTGATGCGCCGCGACGCCGGCCACGATCCGGTGGTGGCGCTCGTGCTCGCCCAGAACCTCACCGCCTTCCTCGCCTCGGTGCCCTTCGGCCTCGCGGTCTGGACGACGCCGTCGGCGGAGACGGTCTGGCTGTTCGTGGCGGCGGGCGCGCTCGGCACCGCCGGCCACCTCTGCTTCGCCTTCGCCTACGGACGGGCCCCTGCCTCGCGCCTCGCCCCGCTGGAATACACCGCCTTCCTGTGGGCCACGGTGTTCGGCGCGATGTTCTTCGGCGAGGTGCCCTCGGCCTGGACGCTCGCCGGCGCGGCGCTGATCGTCGGCGCCTGCCTGATGGTGATGGGCCGGCCGGCCGCCGACGAGGCGTGA
- the groES gene encoding co-chaperone GroES, producing the protein MKFRPLHDRVVVRRVESEERTAGGIIIPDTAKEKPQQGEVIAVGSGARNEKGEIVALDVKAGDRVLFGKWSGTEVKIDGQDLLIMKESDIMGIVG; encoded by the coding sequence ATGAAGTTCCGCCCGCTTCACGATCGCGTGGTCGTTCGTCGTGTCGAGTCCGAAGAGCGGACCGCCGGCGGCATCATCATCCCGGATACCGCCAAGGAGAAGCCGCAGCAGGGCGAAGTGATCGCCGTCGGCTCCGGCGCCCGGAACGAGAAGGGTGAGATCGTCGCCCTCGACGTCAAGGCCGGCGATCGCGTGCTGTTCGGCAAGTGGTCCGGCACCGAGGTGAAGATCGACGGTCAGGATCTCCTCATCATGAAGGAGTCCGACATCATGGGCATCGTCGGCTGA
- the groL gene encoding chaperonin GroEL (60 kDa chaperone family; promotes refolding of misfolded polypeptides especially under stressful conditions; forms two stacked rings of heptamers to form a barrel-shaped 14mer; ends can be capped by GroES; misfolded proteins enter the barrel where they are refolded when GroES binds) — MAAKEVKFAGDAREKMLRGVDILANAVKVTLGPKGRNVVIEKSFGAPRITKDGVSVAKEIELEDKFENMGAQMVREVASKTNDIAGDGTTTATVLAQAIVKEGAKAVAAGMNPMDLKRGIDLAVAAAIKDLTARSKKISTSDEVAQVGTISANGEKEIGQMIASAMQKVGNEGVITVEEAKTAETELEVVEGMQFDRGYLSPYFVTNAEKMVAELEDPFILIHEKKLSNLQAMLPVLEAVVQSQRPLVIVAEDVEGEALATLVVNKLRGGLKVAAVKAPGFGDRRKAMLEDIAILTGGQVISEDLGIKLENVTLAMLGRAKKVQISKENTTIVDGAGSKDEITGRVAQIKAQIEETTSDYDREKLQERLAKLAGGVAVIRVGGSTEVEVKERKDRVDDALNATRAAVEEGIVPGGGTALLRAKKAVEALSSENADIKAGIKIVLRALEAPIRQIAENSGVEGSIVVGKVLESGETFGFDAQNETYVDMIAAGIIDPTKVVRTALQDAASVAGLLVTTEAMVAELPKDKPAPAMPGGGMGGMDF; from the coding sequence ATGGCTGCCAAGGAAGTGAAGTTCGCGGGCGACGCCCGTGAGAAGATGCTGCGCGGCGTGGACATCCTCGCCAACGCGGTCAAGGTCACGCTCGGCCCGAAGGGCCGCAACGTCGTCATCGAGAAGTCCTTCGGCGCTCCGCGCATCACCAAGGACGGCGTCTCCGTCGCCAAGGAGATCGAGCTCGAGGACAAGTTCGAGAACATGGGCGCCCAGATGGTGCGCGAAGTGGCCTCGAAGACCAACGACATCGCCGGTGACGGTACCACCACCGCGACCGTTCTGGCCCAGGCCATCGTCAAGGAAGGCGCCAAGGCCGTCGCGGCCGGCATGAACCCGATGGACCTGAAGCGCGGCATCGACCTCGCCGTCGCCGCGGCCATCAAGGACCTGACCGCCCGCTCCAAGAAGATCTCGACCTCGGACGAAGTCGCCCAGGTCGGCACGATCTCGGCGAACGGCGAGAAGGAAATCGGCCAGATGATCGCCTCGGCGATGCAGAAGGTCGGCAACGAGGGTGTCATCACCGTCGAGGAAGCCAAGACCGCCGAGACCGAGCTCGAAGTGGTCGAAGGCATGCAGTTCGACCGTGGCTACCTCTCGCCCTACTTCGTGACCAACGCCGAGAAGATGGTCGCGGAGCTCGAGGATCCCTTCATCCTCATCCACGAGAAGAAGCTCTCGAACCTCCAGGCGATGCTGCCGGTCCTCGAGGCCGTCGTGCAGTCGCAGCGTCCGCTGGTGATCGTCGCCGAGGACGTCGAGGGCGAGGCGCTCGCCACGCTCGTCGTCAACAAGCTCCGCGGCGGCCTCAAGGTCGCGGCCGTCAAGGCGCCGGGCTTCGGTGATCGCCGCAAGGCGATGCTCGAGGACATCGCGATCCTCACCGGCGGCCAGGTGATCTCGGAAGATCTCGGCATCAAGCTCGAGAACGTCACGCTCGCCATGCTCGGCCGCGCCAAGAAAGTGCAGATCTCCAAGGAGAACACCACCATCGTCGATGGTGCCGGCTCCAAGGACGAGATCACCGGCCGCGTCGCGCAGATCAAGGCGCAGATCGAGGAGACCACCTCGGACTACGACCGTGAGAAGCTGCAGGAGCGCCTCGCCAAGCTCGCGGGCGGCGTCGCGGTGATCCGCGTCGGCGGCTCGACCGAGGTCGAGGTCAAGGAGCGCAAGGACCGCGTCGACGACGCCCTGAACGCCACCCGCGCCGCGGTGGAAGAGGGTATCGTTCCGGGCGGCGGCACCGCCCTGCTGCGCGCCAAGAAGGCCGTCGAGGCGCTCTCCTCCGAGAACGCCGACATCAAGGCCGGCATCAAGATCGTGCTCCGCGCGCTCGAGGCTCCGATCCGTCAGATCGCCGAGAACTCCGGCGTCGAAGGCTCGATCGTGGTCGGCAAGGTGCTCGAGAGCGGCGAGACCTTCGGTTTCGACGCCCAGAACGAGACCTACGTCGACATGATCGCCGCCGGCATCATCGACCCGACCAAGGTCGTCCGCACCGCCCTCCAGGACGCGGCGTCGGTCGCCGGCCTGCTGGTCACCACCGAGGCGATGGTCGCCGAGCTGCCCAAGGACAAGCCGGCTCCGGCGATGCCGGGCGGCGGCATGGGCGGCATGGACTTCTGA
- a CDS encoding DoxX family protein, whose translation MTALKAPALLVGRILLAYIFIVAGWGKIGGYEGTAGYMAAMGVPGGLLPLVILTELGGGIAILVGFQTRLVAILLAGFCVISGYLFHFLAITGADAMADMTNGIMWMKNLAIAGGFLSLFAAGPGAWSVDAVKPVGPLATA comes from the coding sequence ATGACCGCTCTCAAGGCCCCCGCCCTCCTGGTCGGCCGCATCCTGCTCGCCTACATCTTCATCGTCGCCGGTTGGGGCAAGATCGGCGGCTACGAAGGCACCGCCGGCTACATGGCCGCCATGGGCGTGCCGGGCGGCCTTCTGCCGCTCGTGATCCTGACCGAGCTCGGCGGCGGCATCGCCATCCTGGTCGGCTTCCAGACCCGTCTGGTCGCGATCCTGCTCGCCGGCTTCTGCGTGATCTCGGGCTACCTGTTCCACTTCCTCGCGATCACCGGCGCCGACGCCATGGCCGACATGACCAACGGCATCATGTGGATGAAGAACCTCGCCATCGCCGGCGGCTTCCTCTCCCTGTTCGCCGCCGGCCCGGGCGCCTGGTCGGTCGACGCGGTCAAGCCGGTCGGCCCGCTCGCCACCGCGTGA
- the hisS gene encoding histidine--tRNA ligase: protein MSDTIKARAPRGFVDRTPAEIKAADEMLRVIRHTYELYGFEAVETPLVEYTDALGKFLPDQDRPNEGVFSFQDDDEQWLSLRYDLTAPLARFYAENHERLPKPYRSYRTGWVFRNEKPGPGRFRQFMQFDADTVGAASVAADAEICMMAADTLEALGIARGDYVVRVNNRKVLDGVMEAIGIGGPEHAATRLTVLRAIDKLDKIGLDGVQDLLGDGRWENPEEKSGDFTKGAGLNDEQIKSIRTFVAIAKWTNFFGDSDDPAHFLVFDEQGEPETKGARTPLEALNLNFGDTEKAAEGIEELAQIQRLCRAAGYGWDRIRIDTSVVRGLEYYTGPVFEAELTFQVTGEDGRPVRFGSVGGGGRYDGLVGRFLKEAVPATGFSIGVSRLLAALRTLGKVGAAAEAGPVVVLVMDKDPAALADYQAMTAELRAAGIRAEMYLGASGMKAQMKYADRRNAPVAVIVGSDERANGKAQLKDLALGKTLSAGITDNARWRAERPAQKEIARADLVAEVRAMVEAGR from the coding sequence ATGTCCGACACCATCAAGGCCCGCGCGCCGCGCGGCTTCGTCGATCGCACTCCGGCCGAGATCAAGGCCGCCGACGAGATGCTGAGGGTGATCCGACATACCTACGAGCTCTACGGCTTCGAGGCCGTGGAGACGCCGCTCGTCGAATACACCGACGCGCTCGGCAAGTTCCTGCCGGACCAGGACCGCCCCAACGAGGGCGTGTTCTCGTTCCAGGACGACGACGAGCAGTGGCTGTCGCTGCGCTACGACCTTACCGCCCCGCTCGCCCGCTTCTACGCCGAGAACCACGAGCGCCTGCCCAAGCCCTACCGCAGCTATCGCACCGGCTGGGTGTTCCGCAACGAGAAGCCCGGCCCCGGCCGCTTCCGCCAGTTCATGCAGTTCGACGCCGACACCGTCGGCGCGGCCTCGGTCGCGGCCGACGCCGAGATCTGCATGATGGCCGCCGACACCCTCGAGGCGCTCGGCATCGCCCGCGGCGACTACGTGGTGCGGGTGAACAACCGCAAGGTCCTCGACGGCGTCATGGAGGCGATCGGCATCGGCGGTCCGGAGCACGCGGCGACGCGGCTGACGGTGCTGCGCGCCATCGACAAGCTCGACAAGATCGGACTTGACGGGGTGCAGGATCTGCTTGGGGATGGGCGCTGGGAGAACCCGGAAGAAAAGTCCGGCGACTTTACAAAAGGCGCTGGCCTGAACGATGAGCAGATTAAGTCCATTCGTACTTTTGTTGCTATTGCGAAATGGACAAACTTCTTTGGCGACTCGGACGATCCTGCACATTTCTTGGTCTTCGATGAACAAGGAGAGCCAGAAACCAAGGGAGCACGCACGCCGCTCGAAGCTCTAAACCTCAATTTTGGGGATACGGAGAAAGCTGCGGAGGGAATTGAGGAACTCGCTCAAATCCAAAGGCTTTGCCGGGCGGCCGGTTACGGCTGGGACCGGATCCGAATCGACACCTCAGTCGTCCGCGGGCTCGAATACTACACCGGCCCGGTGTTCGAGGCCGAGCTCACCTTCCAGGTCACCGGCGAGGACGGCCGGCCGGTCCGCTTCGGCTCGGTCGGCGGCGGCGGGCGCTACGACGGTCTGGTCGGGCGCTTCCTGAAGGAGGCGGTGCCGGCCACCGGCTTCTCGATCGGCGTGTCGCGCCTGCTCGCGGCGCTGCGCACGCTCGGCAAGGTCGGCGCCGCCGCCGAGGCCGGCCCGGTCGTGGTGCTGGTGATGGACAAGGACCCCGCCGCCCTCGCCGACTATCAGGCGATGACCGCGGAGCTGCGCGCCGCCGGCATCCGCGCCGAGATGTATCTCGGCGCCTCCGGCATGAAGGCGCAGATGAAATACGCCGACCGCCGCAACGCGCCGGTGGCGGTGATCGTCGGCAGCGACGAGCGCGCCAATGGCAAGGCCCAGCTCAAGGACCTCGCCCTCGGCAAGACGCTGTCGGCCGGGATCACCGACAACGCCCGGTGGCGCGCCGAGCGCCCGGCCCAGAAGGAGATCGCCCGCGCCGACCTCGTCGCCGAGGTCCGCGCCATGGTGGAGGCGGGCCGATGA
- a CDS encoding ATP phosphoribosyltransferase regulatory subunit, with translation MSDPVPAALEALRAAGFTAVDVPVLLPMEDFVRISGEEFRRRIFVTTDASGTDWCLRPEFTIPVCRRMLAGAPEGGRWSYSGRIFRNGRGAGESHEVWQIGAEIIGRQDVAAADVETLTLALDACRRFGLSEPAVTIGDVALFSALLEALEVPPAWMRRLGALFGDPARVIETLDHMAERQHGYSGFSGHGEIVGALSRFPADRVGALFADILAIAGVQTVGGRSTAEIAERVVEQAMLAAEELIPEAHARAIRDLLAIETPLAEAGAALAALSVRVGRPARFEAAVAAFDRRAAALAAAGAGRAVFSATFGRKLGYYDGFVFDVHDPERPAVGQVAGGGRYDGLLAGFGAAEGTRAVGFSVWTERFRDVTR, from the coding sequence ATGAGCGATCCCGTGCCCGCCGCCCTCGAGGCGCTGCGCGCCGCCGGCTTCACGGCCGTCGACGTGCCGGTTCTGCTGCCGATGGAGGACTTCGTCCGGATCTCGGGCGAGGAATTTCGCCGGCGTATCTTCGTTACCACCGACGCCTCCGGCACCGACTGGTGCCTCCGGCCCGAGTTCACCATCCCCGTCTGCCGGCGCATGCTGGCGGGTGCGCCGGAGGGTGGACGCTGGAGCTATTCCGGGCGGATCTTCCGCAACGGTCGCGGCGCCGGCGAGAGCCACGAGGTCTGGCAGATCGGGGCCGAGATCATCGGCCGCCAAGACGTGGCCGCCGCCGACGTCGAGACGCTGACGCTGGCGCTCGACGCCTGCCGGCGCTTCGGCCTTTCCGAGCCGGCGGTCACCATCGGCGACGTCGCGCTGTTCTCGGCCCTGCTCGAGGCGCTCGAGGTGCCGCCGGCGTGGATGCGCCGGCTCGGCGCCCTGTTCGGCGACCCCGCCCGGGTGATCGAGACGCTCGACCACATGGCCGAACGCCAGCACGGCTATTCCGGCTTCTCCGGCCACGGCGAGATCGTCGGCGCGCTGTCGCGCTTCCCGGCCGATCGCGTCGGCGCGCTGTTCGCAGACATCCTGGCGATCGCCGGTGTCCAGACCGTCGGTGGGCGCTCCACCGCCGAGATCGCCGAGCGCGTGGTCGAGCAGGCCATGCTCGCGGCCGAGGAGCTGATTCCGGAAGCGCACGCCCGCGCGATCCGCGACCTCCTCGCCATCGAGACGCCGCTGGCCGAGGCCGGCGCCGCGCTCGCCGCGCTGTCGGTGCGGGTCGGCCGACCCGCGCGCTTCGAGGCCGCGGTCGCCGCCTTCGACCGCCGCGCCGCCGCGCTCGCCGCCGCGGGCGCCGGACGGGCGGTGTTCTCCGCCACCTTCGGCCGCAAGCTCGGCTACTACGACGGCTTCGTATTCGACGTCCACGACCCGGAGCGCCCCGCCGTGGGCCAGGTCGCGGGCGGCGGACGCTACGACGGCCTGCTCGCCGGCTTTGGTGCCGCCGAGGGCACCCGTGCCGTCGGCTTCTCGGTGTGGACCGAACGCTTCCGGGACGTGACCCGATGA
- the hisG gene encoding ATP phosphoribosyltransferase, whose translation MTDQLIVAIPSKGRLQEQTLAFLERSGLPVRQARGARDYFGTIGGVADAAVQFRSASEIAREVGAGNVHLAVTGVDLLHETLDTGHEEIRAGADLGSVAPAGAHIVTKLGFGHADVVVAVPQAWLDVQSMADLADVAARFRLKHHRPMRVATKYVSLTRRFLTGHGVHDYLIVESPGATEGAPAAGTAELVVDITSTGRTLAENGLKIVDDGVIMRSEAALVASLGADWGTAARRAARVMLTRIAADARARSVKRIAAALPADADALAVAADRFGATRPFVDRAELLCPAKQVHACAAFLVEAGASTVTVAGVDYVFEADNPLYDALARLWPTG comes from the coding sequence ATGACCGACCAGCTGATCGTCGCCATCCCCTCGAAGGGGCGGCTCCAGGAGCAGACGCTCGCCTTCCTCGAACGCTCCGGCCTGCCGGTTCGGCAGGCCCGTGGCGCGCGCGACTACTTCGGCACCATCGGCGGCGTCGCCGACGCCGCGGTGCAGTTCCGCTCGGCCTCCGAGATCGCCCGCGAGGTCGGGGCCGGTAACGTCCACCTCGCCGTCACCGGCGTCGACCTCCTGCACGAGACGCTCGACACCGGCCACGAGGAGATCCGCGCCGGCGCCGACCTCGGCTCGGTGGCGCCCGCCGGCGCCCACATCGTCACCAAGCTCGGCTTCGGCCACGCCGACGTGGTGGTGGCGGTGCCGCAGGCCTGGCTCGACGTGCAGTCGATGGCCGACCTCGCCGACGTCGCCGCGCGCTTCCGGCTGAAGCACCACCGGCCGATGCGCGTCGCGACCAAGTACGTCTCGCTGACCCGGCGCTTCCTCACCGGCCACGGCGTGCACGACTACCTGATCGTCGAGAGCCCCGGCGCGACCGAGGGCGCGCCGGCCGCCGGCACCGCCGAACTCGTGGTCGACATCACCTCGACGGGCCGCACCCTCGCCGAGAACGGCCTCAAGATCGTCGACGACGGCGTGATCATGCGCTCCGAGGCAGCGCTGGTGGCGTCGCTCGGCGCCGACTGGGGCACCGCCGCCCGCCGCGCCGCCCGCGTCATGCTGACGCGGATCGCCGCGGACGCCCGGGCGCGCTCGGTCAAGCGCATCGCGGCGGCGCTGCCGGCGGATGCCGACGCGCTCGCCGTGGCGGCGGATCGCTTCGGCGCGACCCGGCCGTTCGTCGACCGGGCCGAACTGCTCTGCCCTGCGAAGCAGGTCCACGCCTGCGCGGCGTTCCTGGTCGAGGCCGGCGCTTCCACCGTCACGGTCGCCGGCGTCGACTACGTGTTCGAGGCGGACAATCCGCTCTACGACGCGCTCGCGCGGCTCTGGCCGACGGGCTGA
- a CDS encoding DNA-3-methyladenine glycosylase I: MPDGLIEGADGLTRCWWPGTDPLYVAYHDTEWGRPVGDDRTLFEKICLEGFQSGLSWITILSKRENFRRIFANFEIEEVARFGEREVEAALADAGIVRHAGKIRSVINNAQRARALQDEAGSIAAFVWRFEPEPETRPTTFDKATLCAIASSPQSNALSTALRKRGWSFVGPTTVYAFMQAMGLVNDHLDGCAFRGEVEAARAAFVRPR; the protein is encoded by the coding sequence ATGCCGGATGGTCTGATCGAGGGTGCCGACGGGCTGACACGGTGCTGGTGGCCGGGTACGGACCCGCTCTACGTCGCCTACCACGACACCGAGTGGGGCCGTCCGGTCGGCGACGACCGCACCCTCTTCGAGAAGATCTGTCTCGAGGGCTTCCAGTCCGGCCTGTCGTGGATCACCATCCTCAGTAAGCGCGAGAACTTCCGCCGGATCTTCGCCAACTTCGAGATCGAGGAGGTCGCCCGCTTCGGCGAGCGCGAGGTCGAGGCGGCGCTGGCCGACGCCGGCATCGTCCGTCACGCCGGCAAGATCCGGTCGGTGATCAACAACGCGCAGCGCGCCCGCGCCCTCCAGGACGAAGCCGGCTCGATCGCCGCCTTCGTCTGGCGCTTCGAGCCGGAACCGGAGACGCGGCCGACCACCTTCGACAAGGCGACCCTGTGCGCGATCGCGAGTTCGCCGCAGTCGAACGCGCTGTCGACGGCATTGCGCAAGCGCGGCTGGAGCTTCGTCGGCCCGACCACGGTCTACGCCTTCATGCAGGCGATGGGCCTCGTCAACGACCACCTCGACGGCTGCGCCTTCCGCGGCGAGGTCGAAGCGGCCCGCGCCGCCTTCGTCCGGCCGCGCTGA
- a CDS encoding protein phosphatase CheZ → MSVRRKAFRVETMMGAGLGAADFAVPGSDRSDDILREIGELKRLLHPQKDISKEIVEEYRKQFVEAYKLKEELDKIQEAILSTKREIASLHVSGFKGEEMSRVTDELDAVVGGTEQATEQILASVESIDDKANSLAAHLKGDTHGMAVEIQERVVEIYEACNFQDLTGQRIRKVVNVLKFIEDRVMRMMEIWGGLDAFQTIEADESLRRAGDAALLNGPALPDADGIASQDDIDALFS, encoded by the coding sequence ATGTCGGTTCGCCGTAAGGCCTTCCGGGTCGAGACGATGATGGGGGCGGGGCTCGGGGCTGCCGACTTCGCGGTGCCCGGCAGCGACCGATCCGATGACATCCTGCGCGAGATCGGCGAGCTGAAGCGCCTGCTGCATCCTCAGAAGGACATCTCCAAGGAGATCGTCGAGGAATACCGCAAGCAGTTCGTCGAGGCCTACAAGCTCAAGGAGGAACTGGACAAGATCCAGGAGGCGATCCTCTCCACCAAGCGGGAGATCGCCAGCCTGCACGTGTCCGGCTTCAAGGGCGAGGAGATGTCCCGCGTCACCGACGAGCTCGACGCTGTCGTCGGCGGCACCGAACAGGCCACCGAGCAGATCCTCGCCAGCGTCGAGTCGATCGACGACAAGGCCAACAGCCTCGCCGCCCACCTCAAGGGCGACACCCACGGCATGGCGGTCGAGATCCAGGAGCGCGTGGTCGAGATCTACGAGGCCTGCAACTTCCAGGACCTCACCGGCCAGCGCATCCGCAAGGTCGTCAACGTCCTCAAGTTCATCGAGGACCGCGTCATGCGCATGATGGAGATCTGGGGCGGCCTCGACGCCTTCCAGACCATCGAGGCCGACGAGTCGCTGCGCCGCGCCGGCGACGCCGCCCTGCTCAACGGCCCGGCGCTCCCGGACGCCGACGGCATCGCCAGCCAGGACGACATCGACGCCCTGTTCTCCTGA
- a CDS encoding L,D-transpeptidase — MIQRALLPFLAAAAVVVASVPAAAQSGRYVTPPPVLLSPNLTEPWVMQLTPGRTPIYAAPSERRTTRRAPAPAVEPAVVQPATITVTPRPGAAVDPRTVPTDPEYLPAEVSYDGPEKPGTIVIDTRTRHLYLVETGGTARRYGVGVGRPGFEWAGEHSITRKAEWPDWHPPAEMRQRQPHLPVMMPGGPKNPLGARAMYLGSTLYRIHGTAEPWTIGHAVSSGCIRMRNEDVMDLYERVKVGTRVIVL; from the coding sequence ATGATCCAGCGCGCCCTCCTCCCCTTCCTCGCCGCGGCCGCCGTCGTCGTCGCGAGCGTCCCCGCCGCGGCCCAGTCCGGCCGCTACGTCACGCCGCCGCCAGTGCTGCTGTCGCCCAACCTGACCGAGCCGTGGGTGATGCAGCTCACCCCCGGCCGCACCCCGATCTACGCCGCGCCGTCGGAGCGCCGCACCACCCGGCGCGCCCCCGCGCCGGCGGTGGAGCCGGCGGTCGTGCAGCCGGCGACGATCACCGTCACGCCGCGCCCCGGCGCCGCGGTCGACCCGCGCACCGTGCCGACCGATCCGGAGTACCTGCCCGCCGAGGTGAGCTACGACGGTCCGGAGAAGCCCGGCACCATCGTGATCGACACCCGCACCCGGCACCTCTACCTGGTCGAGACCGGCGGCACGGCCCGGCGCTACGGCGTCGGCGTCGGCAGGCCGGGCTTCGAGTGGGCCGGCGAGCACTCGATCACCCGCAAGGCCGAGTGGCCGGACTGGCATCCGCCGGCGGAGATGCGCCAGCGCCAGCCGCACCTGCCGGTGATGATGCCCGGCGGGCCGAAGAACCCGCTCGGGGCGCGGGCGATGTACCTCGGCTCCACGCTCTACCGCATCCACGGCACCGCCGAGCCGTGGACGATCGGCCACGCGGTGTCGTCGGGCTGCATCCGCATGCGCAACGAAGACGTGATGGACCTCTACGAACGTGTGAAGGTCGGAACCCGCGTCATCGTCTTGTGA
- a CDS encoding L,D-transpeptidase yields the protein MPTSSAHFPRRAVAATCLALLVAACNTTAPSTPVSALVAKDQAAKEPSPLPFGLGYAPATTVNDLDTTLTGVQLPPEPFRRAEVEFKTDEAPGTLVIDTKEHFLYLVLPDGKAMRYGVGVGREGFGWKGAVRVGSKQEWPRWFPPKEMIARERAKGKILQEMMEGGPGNPLGARALYLYDGEKDTLFRIHGTVEPNTIGRNVSSGCIRMANLDVIDLYDRVPLDAKVVVR from the coding sequence ATGCCCACCTCGTCGGCCCATTTCCCGCGTCGAGCCGTCGCCGCCACCTGTCTGGCGCTGCTCGTCGCGGCCTGCAATACGACCGCCCCGTCGACCCCCGTTTCCGCCCTCGTCGCCAAGGACCAGGCCGCCAAGGAGCCCTCGCCGCTCCCGTTCGGCCTCGGTTACGCGCCGGCGACCACCGTCAACGACCTCGACACCACGCTGACCGGCGTGCAGCTGCCGCCGGAGCCGTTCCGGCGTGCCGAAGTCGAGTTCAAGACCGACGAGGCGCCGGGCACCCTGGTGATCGACACCAAGGAGCATTTCCTCTACCTCGTCCTGCCCGACGGCAAGGCGATGCGCTACGGCGTCGGCGTCGGGCGCGAGGGCTTCGGTTGGAAGGGCGCGGTGCGCGTCGGCTCCAAGCAGGAGTGGCCGCGCTGGTTCCCGCCCAAGGAGATGATCGCCCGCGAGCGTGCCAAGGGCAAGATCCTCCAGGAGATGATGGAAGGCGGCCCGGGCAACCCGCTCGGCGCGCGTGCGCTCTATCTCTACGACGGCGAGAAGGACACGCTGTTCCGCATCCACGGCACCGTCGAGCCGAACACGATCGGCCGCAACGTGTCGTCGGGCTGCATCCGCATGGCCAACCTCGACGTCATCGACCTCTACGACCGCGTCCCGCTCGACGCCAAGGTCGTGGTGCGCTGA